A portion of the Bifidobacterium sp. ESL0800 genome contains these proteins:
- a CDS encoding MFS transporter — MKKSIIALACGAFAYGAAEFMMMGVLPQAARDMRVSIPSAGNFISAYAIGVCVGTLMLIFGRKAGPKKLIVMFMVIAFAGDLFSSLAPTATLLTIGRFISGLPHGAFFGTAALVAKTLAQPGKEAKTVSLSMTGQTVANMLGVPAATFIAEHFSWRFAFLILAGIAALTVVLVAAWIPHIAPVKDAGILGQFRFLTKLGPWFILIAVFTGNAGIFTWWSYVSPWLQKVGGYASGTVPLLMMLAGYAMVIGGLLGGHLTDHWRAAGTASLGQCFSVIGLVLVFFVPGNKLDTAVFTFIIAFALFFINTPQQLLMAEAGQGGGELIGGAAVQVAFNLGNAVGSAVGGGMLTISHMNYHFPALGGIPFALAATILLAVYSLRYETRTSAFERLQPVDV, encoded by the coding sequence TTGAAGAAAAGCATCATTGCCCTGGCCTGCGGCGCATTCGCATACGGAGCCGCGGAATTCATGATGATGGGCGTCCTGCCCCAGGCGGCGCGGGACATGCGTGTGAGCATCCCGTCAGCCGGCAACTTCATTTCGGCCTATGCCATCGGCGTGTGCGTCGGGACCCTGATGCTGATTTTCGGGCGCAAGGCCGGCCCTAAAAAGCTTATCGTCATGTTCATGGTCATCGCCTTCGCCGGCGATCTTTTCAGCTCGCTCGCGCCGACCGCCACATTGCTCACCATCGGCCGTTTCATCTCCGGGCTTCCCCACGGCGCGTTCTTCGGCACGGCGGCATTGGTGGCCAAAACGTTGGCGCAACCGGGAAAAGAAGCCAAAACGGTCTCGCTGAGCATGACCGGGCAGACCGTGGCCAACATGCTGGGCGTGCCGGCCGCCACCTTCATCGCCGAGCACTTTTCCTGGCGTTTCGCCTTCCTGATCCTTGCAGGAATCGCCGCCCTGACGGTGGTGCTGGTGGCGGCATGGATACCGCACATCGCGCCAGTCAAGGACGCCGGCATTCTCGGACAGTTCAGGTTCCTGACCAAGCTTGGGCCCTGGTTCATCCTCATCGCGGTGTTCACCGGTAACGCCGGCATCTTCACCTGGTGGAGCTATGTGTCGCCGTGGCTGCAGAAAGTCGGCGGCTACGCCTCCGGCACGGTGCCGCTGCTGATGATGCTCGCGGGCTATGCGATGGTGATCGGAGGACTTCTTGGCGGGCACTTGACCGATCACTGGCGTGCCGCAGGAACGGCCTCTCTTGGCCAATGCTTCAGCGTCATCGGCTTGGTTCTGGTGTTTTTCGTGCCCGGAAACAAGCTTGACACGGCAGTCTTCACCTTTATCATCGCCTTCGCCCTGTTCTTCATCAACACCCCGCAGCAGCTGCTGATGGCCGAAGCCGGCCAAGGCGGCGGAGAACTGATCGGCGGGGCGGCGGTGCAGGTCGCGTTCAACCTCGGCAACGCAGTCGGTTCGGCGGTGGGCGGCGGCATGCTCACCATCTCGCACATGAACTACCACTTCCCCGCGTTGGGCGGCATCCCCTTCGCGTTGGCGGCCACCATCCTGCTTGCCGTGTATTCGCTGCGTTACGAAACCCGCACCTCGGCTTTCGAGCGTCTGCAGCCGGTCGACGTCTGA
- the lysS gene encoding lysine--tRNA ligase produces the protein MSETNETGENRNEEEAEAPVMSTVERAELRLKQDEAIAENINEGKSFDEAIDPTNKQFGPEGQPEQVQMRVAKRAQMLKDGVNPYPVVVRPSDTIPAVRAKYDGKLEAGQETEDVVSIAGRVLFLRNGGGLCFVQLSAGDGTKIQGMISKKEIGADSLKSFKQFVDLGDHLYLKGRVIASKTGELSIFASEWKIASKALQPLPALHKELTEDTRTRKPYIGMIADEKIRDMVRKRSKVVSSLRNTFAQDDFLEVETPMLQTVHGGAAARPFTTHMNAFDIDLYLRIAPELFLKRCLVGGIERVFEINRDFRNEGVDGTHAPEFTMLEAYQSYGNYDTIADLTKKLIQRAAIDAFGSTKVTLLDGSEYDFGGEWKKISMYDSLSESLGEEITPETSVEHLGAIADKLGVERDEVENHGKLVEHLWEHFYEADLGATVPTFVRDFPVETSPLVKAHRSKPGMVEKWDLYVRGFELATGYSELNDPVVQRQRLVDQAKDALAGDVEAMDIDEDFLEALGVGMPPTGGMGMGIDRLLIALTGATIRETITFPLVKPLN, from the coding sequence ATGAGCGAAACCAATGAGACCGGCGAAAACCGGAATGAAGAAGAGGCCGAGGCCCCGGTAATGTCCACCGTCGAGCGTGCGGAGCTGCGGCTTAAGCAGGACGAGGCCATCGCAGAGAATATCAATGAAGGCAAATCCTTCGATGAGGCCATCGATCCGACCAACAAGCAGTTCGGCCCGGAAGGCCAGCCCGAGCAGGTGCAGATGCGCGTGGCCAAGCGCGCCCAGATGTTGAAGGACGGCGTTAACCCGTATCCGGTCGTCGTCCGCCCGAGCGATACCATCCCCGCCGTCCGCGCCAAGTACGACGGCAAGCTCGAGGCCGGTCAGGAGACTGAAGACGTGGTCTCCATCGCCGGGCGCGTGCTGTTCCTGCGCAACGGTGGCGGCCTGTGCTTCGTGCAGCTTTCCGCCGGCGACGGCACCAAGATCCAGGGCATGATCTCGAAGAAGGAGATCGGCGCCGATTCGCTCAAGAGCTTCAAGCAGTTCGTCGATCTGGGTGACCACCTCTATCTCAAGGGGCGCGTGATTGCCTCCAAGACCGGCGAGCTCTCCATCTTCGCCAGCGAGTGGAAGATCGCGTCCAAGGCGCTGCAGCCTCTGCCGGCCCTGCACAAGGAGCTGACCGAGGATACCCGCACGCGCAAACCGTATATCGGCATGATCGCCGACGAGAAGATCCGAGACATGGTACGCAAGCGCTCCAAGGTCGTCTCCTCGCTGCGCAACACCTTCGCCCAGGATGACTTCCTCGAGGTCGAGACCCCGATGCTGCAGACCGTGCACGGGGGAGCGGCGGCCCGTCCGTTCACCACCCACATGAACGCCTTCGACATCGACCTCTACCTGCGCATCGCGCCGGAACTGTTCTTGAAGCGCTGCCTGGTCGGTGGCATCGAGCGCGTCTTCGAGATCAATCGCGACTTCCGCAACGAGGGCGTCGACGGCACGCACGCCCCGGAGTTCACCATGCTCGAGGCCTACCAGTCCTACGGTAACTACGACACCATCGCGGACCTGACCAAGAAGCTCATCCAGCGCGCGGCCATCGACGCCTTCGGCTCCACCAAGGTCACCCTGCTCGACGGCAGCGAATACGACTTCGGCGGTGAATGGAAGAAGATCTCCATGTACGACTCGCTCTCCGAATCGCTGGGCGAGGAGATCACCCCGGAGACCAGCGTCGAGCACCTGGGCGCCATCGCCGACAAGCTCGGTGTGGAACGCGACGAGGTCGAGAACCACGGCAAGCTGGTCGAGCATCTTTGGGAGCACTTCTACGAGGCCGATCTGGGAGCCACGGTGCCGACCTTCGTGCGCGACTTCCCGGTGGAGACCAGCCCGCTGGTCAAGGCCCACCGCTCCAAGCCCGGCATGGTCGAGAAGTGGGACCTCTACGTGCGCGGCTTCGAGCTGGCGACCGGCTATTCCGAGCTCAACGACCCGGTGGTGCAGCGCCAGCGCCTGGTCGACCAGGCCAAGGACGCGCTCGCGGGCGACGTCGAGGCGATGGACATCGACGAGGACTTCCTCGAGGCCCTCGGCGTGGGCATGCCCCCGACCGGCGGCATGGGCATGGGCATCGACCGTCTGCTGATCGCCCTGACCGGCGCGACGATCCGCGAGACCATCACCTTCCCGTTGGTCAAGCCGCTCAACTGA
- the menA gene encoding 1,4-dihydroxy-2-naphthoate octaprenyltransferase, whose translation MSLWVNGLRPKTLPASIAPVLVGIAAGYPLLEAQAASCSTGAKELVGCVAEPSGLSASPAGVSWGKFVLLAVLCVVVALFIQIAANFANDYSDGIRGTDAGRGDAEVKTAKPQRLTVSGLVKPGQVLAAAGVNAFIACVAGLAITIITGHWWLIALGVLCLLAGWFYVGGKHPYGYAGFGEVGVFIFFGLVAVLGSEYVLAGRLDIWGVYGAVICGLYSCAILMVNNLRDVDEDKVSGKMTLGVRLGKRGARSVLLFVYFVCLAATVVLGFVGLIDLFIATQSVHFAGIILAVLALVLAVLAAMVGFGMINGVLAGNFVKALPMCSMTLLVFAVLFVIVKIEQVLLGV comes from the coding sequence ATGTCGTTGTGGGTTAACGGGCTGCGGCCCAAGACGTTGCCGGCGTCTATCGCGCCTGTGCTGGTCGGCATCGCCGCAGGTTATCCTCTGCTGGAAGCGCAGGCAGCCAGTTGCAGCACCGGAGCAAAAGAGCTGGTCGGCTGTGTGGCGGAGCCCAGCGGTTTGAGCGCTTCGCCCGCAGGTGTGTCATGGGGGAAGTTCGTGTTGCTCGCGGTGCTCTGTGTGGTCGTCGCGCTGTTCATCCAAATCGCCGCCAATTTCGCCAACGATTATTCTGATGGTATTCGTGGCACGGATGCCGGGCGTGGGGACGCGGAAGTGAAGACGGCCAAACCGCAACGTCTCACCGTCTCCGGCCTTGTCAAGCCCGGGCAGGTGCTCGCTGCCGCCGGCGTCAACGCCTTCATCGCCTGCGTGGCGGGCCTTGCCATCACCATCATTACCGGTCACTGGTGGCTTATCGCGCTCGGTGTGCTGTGCCTGCTTGCCGGATGGTTCTATGTCGGCGGCAAACATCCGTATGGCTATGCCGGTTTCGGCGAGGTCGGCGTCTTCATCTTCTTCGGTCTGGTGGCCGTTTTGGGCAGCGAATATGTGTTGGCCGGCCGCCTCGATATCTGGGGTGTCTATGGTGCGGTCATCTGCGGGCTTTATTCCTGCGCCATTCTCATGGTCAACAATCTGCGTGACGTCGACGAAGACAAGGTCAGCGGCAAGATGACCCTCGGCGTGCGGCTTGGCAAACGCGGGGCCAGAAGTGTGCTGCTGTTCGTCTATTTCGTGTGCTTGGCGGCGACGGTCGTGCTCGGCTTCGTGGGGTTGATCGATCTGTTCATCGCCACTCAAAGCGTTCATTTTGCCGGCATCATACTGGCTGTTTTGGCGCTTGTTCTTGCGGTTCTGGCGGCAATGGTCGGCTTTGGCATGATCAACGGCGTGCTCGCCGGCAACTTCGTCAAGGCATTGCCGATGTGCAGCATGACCTTGCTGGTATTCGCCGTCCTGTTCGTCATCGTCAAAATTGAGCAGGTCCTGCTCGGCGTTTGA
- a CDS encoding phosphoglyceromutase, with protein MSYRLVLLRHGQSAWNKTNQFTGWVDVPLTDKGVEEAKHGGQLLKEKNVLPDIVFTSLLRRAINTANYALDEADRLWIPVKRSWRLNERHYGALQGKNKSEIREKYGDEKFMIWRRSYGTPPPDIDPNDEFAQNNDPRYAGDPVPEAEALSNVVKRVTPYWNSDIVPELRSGKTVLIAAHGNSLRAIVKMLDGLSEEEISKVNIPTGIPLVYELDEDMKPIKPRGEYLDPEAAKAGAAAVAAQGQAKK; from the coding sequence ATGTCTTATAGATTAGTATTGCTCCGGCACGGCCAGAGCGCATGGAATAAAACAAACCAGTTCACCGGCTGGGTGGATGTTCCGCTCACCGATAAGGGCGTCGAGGAAGCCAAGCACGGCGGCCAGCTGCTGAAGGAGAAGAACGTCCTTCCCGACATCGTCTTCACCTCGCTGCTGCGTCGCGCAATCAACACCGCCAACTACGCGTTGGACGAGGCCGATCGCCTCTGGATTCCCGTCAAGCGCAGCTGGCGCTTGAACGAGCGTCACTACGGTGCGCTGCAAGGCAAGAACAAGTCCGAGATCCGCGAGAAGTACGGCGACGAGAAGTTCATGATCTGGCGTCGTTCCTACGGCACCCCGCCGCCGGACATCGATCCCAACGACGAGTTCGCGCAGAACAACGACCCTCGTTACGCCGGCGATCCGGTGCCCGAGGCCGAGGCTCTGTCCAACGTCGTCAAGCGCGTCACCCCGTACTGGAACTCCGACATCGTCCCTGAGCTTCGTAGCGGCAAGACCGTTCTGATCGCCGCGCACGGCAATTCCCTGCGCGCCATCGTCAAGATGCTCGACGGCTTGAGCGAGGAAGAGATCTCCAAGGTCAATATTCCGACGGGCATCCCGCTGGTCTATGAGCTTGACGAGGATATGAAGCCGATCAAGCCTCGTGGCGAGTACCTCGATCCCGAAGCCGCGAAGGCGGGCGCTGCCGCTGTGGCTGCGCAGGGTCAGGCCAAGAAGTAA
- the phoU gene encoding phosphate signaling complex protein PhoU, which translates to MRVIYNEELKAVADDLERMANGVCAAIHGAGKALMDRNADAAKSVIDGDAAIDALEKQVLDQCVKLLAQQSPVATDLRVVVATLRLASTIERMGDLAQHIAQTAYRAYPASALPEDEKTRHIFWCMRALLDVTADRLPEMLADRDTTLAQQIIADDNKLDELHQESFELVLDDSWEGTKQQLIDVVLTARFMERLGDHAVSTARQVVYIVSGFDPSKEPRDLDED; encoded by the coding sequence ATGCGCGTCATCTACAACGAGGAACTCAAAGCGGTCGCCGACGATCTGGAGCGCATGGCCAACGGTGTCTGCGCCGCGATTCACGGTGCCGGAAAAGCCCTGATGGACCGCAACGCGGACGCGGCCAAATCCGTGATCGACGGCGACGCAGCCATCGATGCGCTGGAAAAGCAGGTTCTCGACCAGTGCGTCAAGCTGTTGGCCCAGCAAAGCCCCGTGGCCACGGACCTGCGCGTGGTCGTCGCCACGCTGCGCCTGGCCTCCACCATCGAGCGCATGGGCGATTTGGCCCAGCACATCGCGCAAACAGCGTACCGGGCCTACCCCGCCTCGGCGCTGCCGGAAGACGAGAAGACGCGTCACATTTTCTGGTGCATGCGCGCCCTGCTCGACGTCACCGCCGACAGATTGCCGGAAATGCTCGCCGACCGCGACACGACGCTGGCCCAGCAGATTATCGCCGACGACAACAAACTCGACGAGCTGCACCAGGAAAGCTTCGAACTGGTGCTCGACGACTCATGGGAAGGCACGAAACAGCAGCTTATCGACGTGGTGCTGACCGCACGGTTCATGGAGCGTCTCGGCGACCATGCCGTTTCCACGGCCCGTCAGGTGGTCTATATCGTTTCCGGCTTCGACCCGAGCAAGGAGCCCCGGGACCTGGACGAGGACTGA
- the manA gene encoding mannose-6-phosphate isomerase, class I produces MYSIHPVVKRYAWGSYTHLQTMFASQLSSQDAPSSSESENPASRGGEGQSFVGESRLPAAGARRPWSDAGAINDDGPLAEMWFSGHVQWPSRVDLNPEQALENCSEGKKHKRDKALARLRNSCVVGTQATGEHHDWMTLTDLIRADPEDMLGARCSDTFGPVLPYLLKVISARIPLSLQVHPVDFQARAGFNAENAGRVPVQAPERSFKDPVAKNEMVVALEPFEASVGFATPTFMLSNLTLVDHPVARRMVEALTPQPHHGMHVMGGMHGIHAMFNTSQRSPESENDDFGQADALMPIASRVWQPTHKRIFRAFHAAVSAGPVTGLREALANAASQVSSEHSRLAFHHALVAEEAFGGDPSVLALLMMNPLALQEGESVFIPAGTPHAYIHGTGVEIMTNSDNVLRAGMTVKHKDIPDFLQSLDCNSSLPVDPSVSWMADWGAVFGNRVIYRPKIDEFMLSYGRVGTGQRPWPMMERLSRRYGRLMTGVTLTNRHVGPRIVVCIEGAVKVVTSYESKVLHQGEAVFVPAADGRVRLEADGEAGTFIMASTQV; encoded by the coding sequence GTGTATTCGATCCACCCGGTTGTCAAGCGGTATGCCTGGGGTTCCTATACCCATTTGCAGACGATGTTCGCCTCCCAGCTCTCGTCTCAGGACGCGCCTTCGTCTTCGGAAAGCGAGAATCCCGCGTCTCGGGGCGGCGAGGGGCAATCATTCGTCGGCGAAAGCCGGCTGCCTGCAGCGGGAGCCCGGCGGCCCTGGTCTGATGCCGGTGCGATCAACGATGATGGCCCGCTTGCGGAGATGTGGTTCAGCGGTCACGTCCAGTGGCCTTCGCGGGTGGATCTGAATCCGGAACAGGCCTTGGAAAATTGTTCTGAAGGTAAGAAGCATAAACGGGACAAGGCGTTGGCGAGGTTGCGCAATTCGTGTGTCGTCGGCACGCAAGCGACCGGGGAGCACCATGATTGGATGACGTTGACCGATCTCATCCGTGCCGACCCGGAAGACATGCTTGGCGCTCGCTGCTCCGATACATTCGGTCCGGTTTTGCCGTATCTTCTGAAAGTCATTTCCGCACGTATCCCGCTTTCCCTGCAGGTCCATCCCGTCGATTTCCAGGCGCGTGCGGGTTTCAACGCCGAGAACGCGGGGCGCGTGCCGGTTCAAGCGCCGGAACGCTCTTTCAAGGACCCGGTGGCGAAGAACGAGATGGTCGTCGCTCTGGAGCCCTTCGAAGCGTCCGTCGGTTTCGCGACGCCGACGTTCATGCTTTCCAATCTGACGTTGGTGGACCATCCCGTCGCCCGGCGCATGGTGGAGGCGCTGACCCCGCAGCCGCACCACGGCATGCATGTCATGGGAGGCATGCACGGCATACATGCAATGTTCAACACGTCCCAGCGTTCGCCGGAATCCGAAAACGACGATTTCGGACAGGCCGATGCGTTGATGCCCATAGCCTCCAGGGTCTGGCAGCCGACCCATAAACGCATTTTCCGCGCCTTCCATGCGGCCGTTTCGGCCGGTCCCGTCACCGGTTTGCGCGAGGCCTTGGCGAATGCGGCTTCCCAGGTTTCCAGTGAACACTCCAGGCTGGCCTTCCACCACGCTCTTGTCGCCGAAGAAGCTTTTGGGGGCGATCCCAGTGTATTGGCGCTGTTGATGATGAATCCTCTTGCTTTGCAGGAAGGCGAGTCCGTCTTTATCCCGGCCGGAACCCCACATGCCTATATCCATGGCACCGGAGTGGAAATCATGACCAATTCCGATAATGTATTACGTGCTGGCATGACGGTGAAGCACAAGGACATCCCCGACTTCCTGCAAAGCCTTGATTGCAATTCGTCGCTGCCTGTCGACCCGAGCGTCAGCTGGATGGCCGATTGGGGGGCGGTGTTCGGCAACCGGGTCATCTACCGGCCGAAAATCGACGAATTCATGTTGAGCTATGGCAGGGTCGGCACCGGCCAGCGTCCTTGGCCGATGATGGAGAGGCTGTCTCGCCGATACGGCAGGCTCATGACCGGGGTGACGCTCACCAACAGGCATGTTGGTCCAAGAATCGTGGTGTGTATAGAAGGTGCGGTAAAGGTCGTCACCTCGTACGAGTCCAAGGTCCTTCATCAGGGCGAGGCGGTTTTCGTTCCGGCTGCCGACGGCCGTGTGCGTCTGGAGGCGGATGGCGAGGCAGGCACGTTCATCATGGCTTCCACACAGGTATGA
- a CDS encoding CHAP domain-containing protein, giving the protein MKRSVAVSSLFAPAKGTHSLKAVRQAQAVATNGAMVGLTPEVVDKLNEIAPETRRSIRLARESENRRHAAVVSASLAALVGATATAVMAGNPSRPSLGASEETTTTSTLKPVHAASRSEDRVPLRSAGSQGTWNLGESNTSLDVSAMSKSIANNPQIANLMDQDYKALPAGFNPNHATGDAGNAYEFSQCTWWVYVRRHQLGLPAGSQMGNGAQWADSARALGYWVDNSARHVGDIMVFAPGQDGTDPSYGHVAVIEQINTDGSVVTSECGSVMQGKTYSKTYSASQVAAHQIIHY; this is encoded by the coding sequence ATGAAGCGGTCTGTCGCCGTTTCGTCCCTTTTCGCTCCCGCAAAGGGGACGCACTCGTTGAAAGCGGTGCGGCAGGCGCAGGCTGTGGCAACCAATGGCGCCATGGTCGGATTGACCCCGGAGGTCGTCGACAAGCTCAACGAGATCGCACCTGAAACGCGTCGTTCCATTCGTCTGGCCCGTGAATCAGAAAACCGTCGGCACGCCGCCGTCGTTTCGGCTTCTCTGGCGGCATTGGTCGGTGCCACCGCCACGGCTGTAATGGCCGGCAATCCCAGCAGGCCGAGCTTGGGCGCGAGCGAGGAAACCACTACTACCTCTACGTTGAAGCCTGTTCATGCCGCTTCGCGTTCCGAAGACCGCGTTCCCTTGCGGTCTGCCGGTTCGCAGGGCACTTGGAACCTTGGGGAATCGAATACCTCGCTTGACGTTTCGGCGATGTCGAAATCCATCGCCAACAACCCGCAGATCGCCAATCTGATGGATCAGGATTACAAGGCATTGCCTGCCGGTTTCAACCCGAACCATGCGACGGGGGACGCCGGCAATGCCTATGAGTTCAGCCAATGCACCTGGTGGGTCTATGTGCGCCGGCATCAGCTTGGGCTTCCTGCAGGTTCGCAGATGGGTAACGGTGCCCAGTGGGCGGATTCGGCTCGCGCTTTGGGTTACTGGGTGGATAATTCGGCCCGTCACGTAGGCGATATCATGGTCTTCGCACCCGGCCAGGATGGCACCGACCCGAGCTATGGCCATGTCGCCGTCATCGAGCAGATCAATACGGACGGTTCCGTCGTCACTTCCGAATGCGGTTCCGTAATGCAAGGCAAGACCTATTCAAAGACCTATTCGGCCAGCCAGGTCGCCGCGCACCAGATTATTCATTACTGA
- a CDS encoding C40 family peptidase: MIKASKICASLAAFALSASALAAFSPSAFAANEGNDPVTSSRSFRKVNTVRKDLLKESTSTSVDAKSDWGGIESLDVPQTQSQAEKDAAAAKARADQAAAASRSAARDSLSAPQNFTVTPPNGQSVSSLLTFANQFIGKVPYVSGGTSPAGWDCSGFVQYVFAQIGVALPRTSGAQATAGRPVADLSQAMPGDIIANAGHAAIYVGNGMVVNAQLNGTQYDSVPVVFSGGYSIRRVL; the protein is encoded by the coding sequence ATGATAAAAGCTTCGAAGATCTGTGCATCATTGGCTGCGTTCGCATTGAGCGCCTCGGCCCTCGCTGCATTCTCTCCATCCGCCTTCGCTGCCAATGAAGGCAACGATCCGGTCACTTCTTCTCGTTCGTTCCGCAAGGTCAATACCGTTCGCAAAGACCTGCTGAAGGAATCCACCTCCACCAGTGTCGACGCCAAGTCGGATTGGGGAGGCATCGAATCGTTGGATGTTCCTCAGACTCAATCGCAGGCCGAGAAGGATGCCGCTGCCGCCAAGGCACGTGCGGATCAGGCTGCGGCCGCTTCCCGTTCCGCTGCGAGGGATTCTTTGTCGGCACCCCAGAATTTCACCGTCACGCCTCCTAACGGGCAGTCGGTTTCCAGCCTGCTCACCTTTGCCAATCAGTTTATCGGCAAGGTTCCGTATGTGAGCGGCGGCACCTCTCCGGCAGGTTGGGATTGCTCGGGGTTTGTGCAGTATGTGTTTGCCCAGATAGGCGTAGCATTGCCGCGCACCTCCGGCGCCCAGGCGACCGCCGGCAGGCCTGTGGCCGACTTGAGCCAGGCAATGCCGGGCGATATCATCGCCAATGCTGGTCACGCGGCCATATACGTTGGCAACGGCATGGTGGTGAACGCCCAGCTGAACGGAACGCAGTATGATTCGGTGCCGGTCGTGTTCAGCGGTGGTTACTCCATCCGCAGGGTTCTCTGA
- a CDS encoding universal stress protein → MVNDKAILVGVDGSQASYKATWWAANYAKHAGLMLQIVCAYSLPSYAAVSFDSTYTSMGDDNAAHIDAQEILSKAKAIADEQGVEAQTLIVTGDPSSVFVELSRNYNLIVIGNRGKGGLAERLLGTTSSSLPAYAYCPIIVVPYTDDDGKTMHLNNTIKRVAVGIDASAWGLKALQIAADLSADRGAELDVIDAVAGLQGVSDEDGVYDSYMEDLETQIAPVREAHPDLKITKTIVPESAVSALTKASYDHDIVVVGSRGKGGFTGLLVGSTSQGLIQHAAGPVYVVPRKYVEAEKSRSDGAIEGIEGVEQISVKTADSSAAEAIESSIDPEHEA, encoded by the coding sequence ATGGTAAACGACAAGGCTATTCTGGTAGGTGTGGATGGTTCGCAAGCCAGCTACAAGGCGACCTGGTGGGCCGCAAACTATGCCAAGCATGCAGGGCTGATGTTGCAGATTGTCTGCGCCTATTCGCTGCCAAGCTATGCGGCGGTCTCGTTCGATTCCACGTATACTTCCATGGGCGATGACAACGCGGCCCATATCGACGCGCAGGAGATTCTTTCCAAGGCCAAGGCCATCGCCGACGAGCAGGGCGTCGAGGCGCAGACCTTGATCGTCACCGGCGATCCCTCTTCGGTATTCGTCGAGCTTTCCCGTAACTACAATCTGATCGTCATCGGCAACCGTGGCAAGGGCGGCCTCGCCGAGCGCCTTCTGGGAACCACCAGCTCGTCGCTGCCGGCCTACGCCTATTGCCCGATCATCGTGGTGCCCTATACCGACGACGACGGCAAGACCATGCATCTGAACAACACCATCAAGCGCGTGGCCGTCGGCATCGACGCCAGCGCGTGGGGGCTGAAGGCGCTGCAGATCGCCGCGGATCTTTCCGCGGACCGCGGTGCCGAGCTCGATGTCATCGACGCGGTGGCAGGCTTGCAGGGCGTCAGCGATGAGGACGGCGTTTACGATTCCTATATGGAAGACCTCGAAACGCAGATCGCCCCTGTTCGCGAGGCTCACCCGGATCTCAAGATCACCAAGACCATCGTTCCGGAATCCGCTGTCAGCGCCTTGACCAAGGCCAGCTACGATCACGACATCGTGGTGGTCGGTTCCCGCGGCAAGGGAGGGTTCACCGGTCTCTTGGTCGGTTCCACCAGCCAGGGGCTTATCCAGCACGCGGCCGGCCCGGTCTATGTGGTTCCGCGCAAGTATGTCGAAGCCGAGAAGTCCCGCTCCGACGGTGCCATCGAAGGCATCGAAGGCGTCGAGCAGATTTCCGTGAAGACCGCCGACAGCTCTGCGGCCGAAGCCATCGAGTCCTCCATCGATCCGGAGCACGAGGCCTGA
- a CDS encoding OsmC family protein gives MAKKLWVERNKDGSWDAFSDEGAHLKFGHGKGQFNPGDLMKVALAACGALSSQMTIENSLGEGKGAKIVVDGDSDPNANVYTAFHEQVVVDAQSAGIHGEDVEKLKDRVEKHIEKSCTVMHTYERATPVTMEIKVLTK, from the coding sequence ATGGCAAAGAAACTGTGGGTGGAGCGCAACAAGGACGGTTCCTGGGACGCGTTCAGCGACGAGGGCGCGCACTTGAAGTTCGGTCATGGCAAGGGCCAGTTCAACCCTGGCGACCTGATGAAAGTGGCGCTGGCGGCCTGCGGCGCGCTTTCCAGCCAGATGACCATCGAGAATTCGCTCGGCGAGGGCAAGGGCGCGAAGATCGTCGTCGACGGCGACTCCGACCCGAACGCCAACGTCTACACCGCTTTCCACGAGCAGGTGGTCGTTGACGCACAAAGCGCCGGCATCCACGGCGAGGACGTCGAGAAGCTCAAGGACCGTGTGGAAAAGCACATCGAGAAGTCCTGCACGGTGATGCACACCTATGAGCGCGCCACGCCGGTGACGATGGAAATCAAGGTACTCACCAAGTAA